The Acidianus manzaensis genome has a window encoding:
- a CDS encoding APC family permease produces the protein MDNPDKLNKNSISLFGLAFITIAGVLPIIAPIEVAAFISNAQGAAIWPVILGYLLFLAVSLPILEYTRIAPFTGGYYGLAEIGFGKAVGKFTALCNYLFYNAWQMANAFFIGWLIVDTLYILYGILLPYYGWIILLVFTLLATFLITIQHPKNLSKILSISILFTLIIVVISAVYVISRSPFNSTYYLTPSSSPSGFTGIALATAIVGFYTFTGYASPLFYSEETVESRKNVWKAIYLGLTISAIVIALVTYSEVASVPLSNLSSVGSSSMPQLVSWIRYIPSIVLLIINIIIGAVSLIAFGGGSGAQARLLWSMSRDNFIKNSWINKLDNNRVPRNAALLNLVLAIIIVLVASSLMIYFYGYNANTVELSFYVAGTLSTILWYFHHFIPEMGLYAFLRKHKEFKFSKLRKIISGLVVPIAGIAFFIYTFYEGIIGDFVQPYLTAVVIGAILILFSIIYTLYKRNKGELGESVVLYNISENKGDIIDSIKAEK, from the coding sequence ATGGATAACCCAGATAAACTTAATAAAAACTCTATTTCACTTTTTGGATTAGCTTTTATAACAATAGCTGGTGTTTTACCTATTATAGCTCCGATAGAAGTAGCTGCATTCATAAGTAACGCTCAAGGTGCTGCAATATGGCCTGTTATTCTTGGTTATCTTCTTTTCTTAGCAGTATCTTTACCTATTTTAGAATATACTAGAATAGCCCCATTTACTGGAGGTTATTATGGATTGGCTGAAATAGGATTTGGAAAAGCTGTAGGAAAATTTACTGCGTTATGTAATTATCTATTTTACAATGCATGGCAAATGGCTAATGCATTCTTTATAGGCTGGCTGATAGTTGATACCTTATATATACTTTATGGCATTTTATTACCATATTATGGATGGATAATACTCTTAGTTTTTACCCTATTAGCTACATTTCTAATAACAATACAACATCCTAAAAATTTAAGTAAGATACTAAGTATTTCTATTTTATTTACATTAATAATAGTCGTCATCTCAGCTGTATATGTAATATCTAGATCTCCTTTTAATTCAACCTATTATTTAACTCCATCCAGTAGTCCGTCAGGATTTACAGGAATTGCATTAGCTACAGCTATAGTAGGATTTTATACTTTTACTGGTTATGCATCTCCATTATTTTATAGTGAAGAAACAGTAGAATCAAGAAAAAACGTGTGGAAAGCAATATATTTAGGCTTAACTATTTCAGCAATAGTTATAGCATTAGTAACTTATTCTGAAGTAGCTTCAGTTCCGCTTTCAAATCTTTCGTCAGTAGGATCTTCATCTATGCCACAACTAGTTAGTTGGATTAGATATATTCCTAGTATAGTACTATTAATAATAAATATCATCATAGGCGCAGTTTCATTAATAGCTTTCGGTGGAGGAAGTGGAGCTCAGGCTAGGTTATTATGGTCTATGAGTAGGGACAATTTCATAAAGAATTCCTGGATAAATAAACTAGATAATAATAGAGTTCCTAGAAATGCAGCACTATTAAATTTAGTATTAGCAATAATAATAGTCCTAGTTGCTTCATCTTTAATGATATATTTTTATGGATATAATGCTAATACTGTAGAATTATCTTTCTATGTAGCTGGAACTCTATCTACAATATTATGGTATTTTCATCACTTCATACCAGAAATGGGATTATATGCTTTCTTAAGGAAACATAAAGAGTTTAAATTCTCCAAATTAAGAAAGATAATTTCAGGTCTAGTAGTACCTATAGCAGGAATAGCTTTCTTTATATATACATTTTATGAAGGAATTATAGGAGATTTTGTACAGCCATATCTAACGGCAGTGGTTATAGGAGCTATACTGATATTATTTTCTATTATTTATACACTATATAAGAGAAATAAAGGAGAATTAGGAGAAAGTGTAGTACTTTATAATATTTCAGAAAATAAAGGTGATATTATAGATAGTATTAAAGCAGAAAAATAA
- a CDS encoding glycoside hydrolase family 43 protein, whose amino-acid sequence MNPQEIFRNKVFYKVLLDPPILTQGSWRGAGKLLIDDKDYWLTSRPRNVEKRGYGIEFFHSNNGNDFSLYRFISKEEISSEIGIEVDSIENTQLIIDPLTGKYYLYASVNIDSRLQKWVTVLLTSDDIKGEWKSKGIVINNDQEYDSAEARDCSIEVLDGMYIGLCKARKLNDNKVYTELLVSKNGISWKKLGLPTINGVKQDPSPAFLLNGNIYSSVYGPMFIGTVTTFYKNAHVTKYFGSYIIDLKSNNLEEVFITEWKSDSKYERQDFPIHNYCNVIYDENNSRWDIVIEAIDPIYSKNVGTDNEMDRVLLYISKRK is encoded by the coding sequence ATGAATCCTCAAGAGATATTTAGAAATAAAGTTTTTTATAAGGTTTTGCTAGATCCTCCTATTTTAACTCAAGGTAGTTGGAGAGGAGCTGGTAAATTACTTATAGATGATAAGGATTATTGGTTAACGTCTAGGCCTAGAAACGTTGAAAAAAGGGGATATGGAATAGAATTTTTCCATTCAAATAACGGTAATGATTTTTCATTATACAGATTTATCTCTAAGGAAGAAATTTCTTCTGAAATTGGAATAGAAGTTGATAGTATAGAAAATACTCAATTAATAATAGATCCTCTTACTGGCAAATATTATCTTTATGCTTCGGTAAATATAGATTCGCGCCTTCAAAAATGGGTTACTGTTCTTTTAACATCTGATGATATTAAAGGAGAATGGAAAAGTAAAGGAATTGTAATAAATAATGATCAAGAGTATGATAGTGCAGAAGCTAGAGATTGTAGTATTGAAGTTCTAGATGGTATGTATATAGGATTGTGTAAAGCTAGAAAGTTAAATGACAACAAAGTATATACTGAATTATTAGTGAGCAAAAATGGAATAAGCTGGAAAAAACTAGGATTACCTACAATAAATGGAGTTAAGCAAGATCCTTCCCCAGCTTTTTTGTTAAATGGAAATATCTATTCTTCTGTATATGGACCAATGTTTATAGGTACTGTAACAACATTCTATAAGAACGCACATGTAACAAAATATTTTGGATCCTATATTATTGATCTAAAAAGCAATAATTTAGAAGAAGTATTTATAACGGAATGGAAAAGTGATTCAAAATATGAGAGACAAGATTTTCCTATACATAATTACTGTAATGTAATTTATGACGAGAATAACTCTAGATGGGATATAGTAATTGAAGCTATAGATCCAATATATTCGAAAAATGTCGGAACCGATAACGAAATGGACAGAGTTCTATTATATATCAGTAAAAGAAAATAA
- a CDS encoding MFS transporter, translated as MSYKRAYFPFIDRSNATNLFRLIAISGALGGFAAGYDLGVIGDALNVISIKLTTAEIGVAASGLLLGSIFSSLLAGDISDRLGRKWILVFDAIVFTITPILLAIATFNFLTFLTWRVIEGFALGMDNVLSGIFIGEMVPTPKRNSYVATQQLMTVIAQFGAFWIGYSLTPLKAWQLMFAIGAIPAFIILILRIKIPESPRWLVSKGRLNEAKNVLVKYFHVDVDETDFNNVSNNIISELKNKVGWKDLFSSKFMKYAFIAILAGLFMQFSGINAFVFYSPEIFVNLGYTKVQAAFISGWSTGVALLWPVIPAQFYLINRIGTRKAFLIGSAGMSISGIIGSIFLLLLKGVNLGIATIVTLFVFIFFFEAGYGVALWSFGPEIFPTAIRGRGTSLFMTADSIAGTIVTATFPSMLASIGLAYSIDFYAIITLIAFIFFLKFIPNMKGKPLLEGTETPEEGIKS; from the coding sequence ATGAGTTACAAAAGGGCTTACTTTCCATTTATAGATAGATCTAATGCTACTAATCTATTTAGATTAATTGCAATTTCAGGAGCTTTAGGCGGATTTGCTGCTGGATACGACTTAGGTGTTATAGGGGATGCCCTTAATGTTATATCAATTAAGTTAACTACTGCAGAAATTGGTGTTGCTGCTTCAGGTTTATTGCTAGGATCAATATTTAGTTCACTTCTAGCAGGAGATATTTCAGATAGATTAGGTAGAAAATGGATCTTGGTATTTGATGCTATAGTCTTTACAATAACGCCAATTCTCCTTGCAATAGCTACTTTTAACTTTCTTACATTCTTGACCTGGAGAGTAATAGAAGGATTTGCATTGGGTATGGATAATGTACTATCAGGAATCTTCATTGGAGAGATGGTACCTACGCCTAAGAGGAATAGTTACGTTGCAACCCAACAATTAATGACAGTAATTGCTCAATTTGGGGCATTCTGGATTGGCTATAGTTTAACACCATTAAAAGCTTGGCAGCTAATGTTTGCCATAGGTGCAATTCCTGCTTTTATAATATTAATCTTGAGAATAAAAATACCAGAAAGCCCAAGATGGTTAGTTTCAAAGGGTAGGCTTAATGAAGCTAAAAATGTCTTAGTAAAATATTTTCATGTAGATGTAGATGAGACTGATTTCAATAATGTCTCAAATAATATAATTTCTGAGCTAAAAAATAAAGTAGGTTGGAAAGATTTATTCTCGTCTAAGTTCATGAAGTATGCATTCATAGCTATATTAGCAGGACTTTTTATGCAATTCAGCGGAATTAACGCATTTGTATTCTATTCTCCGGAAATTTTTGTTAACTTAGGATATACAAAAGTACAAGCAGCATTTATTAGTGGATGGTCTACTGGAGTAGCACTATTATGGCCAGTTATTCCAGCTCAATTTTATCTAATAAACAGAATTGGAACCAGAAAAGCTTTCCTAATAGGTTCAGCTGGTATGTCTATTTCTGGTATTATAGGCTCTATATTTTTATTATTACTAAAAGGAGTAAATCTAGGTATAGCAACTATAGTTACGTTATTTGTATTTATATTTTTCTTTGAAGCAGGATATGGTGTAGCATTATGGTCATTTGGTCCAGAAATATTTCCTACTGCAATCAGAGGAAGAGGAACCTCTCTTTTCATGACAGCAGATTCTATAGCTGGAACAATAGTAACTGCTACTTTTCCCTCTATGTTAGCATCCATAGGATTAGCATATAGTATAGATTTTTATGCTATAATAACGTTAATAGCATTCATCTTTTTCCTAAAATTCATTCCTAATATGAAAGGAAAACCATTACTTGAAGGAACAGAGACTCCAGAAGAAGGAATAAAAAGTTAA
- a CDS encoding metal-dependent hydrolase family protein translates to MFDLGIKNGNVFSGKDNLGKTNIYVNNGKIVKISKENLEVRQEIDAKDMFVMPGLIDSHIHLSGIKGGSLLKIMFEKPEYRILRASKWLEKLLLAGFTTVRDCGDPISISLAKGVKDGIIIGPNIIAAGRPITQTFGHGEISHDIPLEFSEVLGFSEICDGVESCIHSARKVLREGSDFIKIFATGGVLSQRDRPENPQLTYEEIKSIVNEAEKIGTYVAAHAHGDKGARIAIEAGIKTLEHGTMLKDDTMKLMIEKDVSLTPTLTIQEVIYKYGKQIGVDEWGLEKITEVRNSISSVVKKAKEYGIRIITGTDLGFETGLSDIDIGKNWVELTLLVERGGLTPKEALQAATYNSALSLRINSGLIDTDRNADIIIIDGDPEENISDIAKIDHVIKNGNIIVEKGKIINYS, encoded by the coding sequence TTGTTTGATTTAGGAATAAAGAATGGTAATGTATTTAGCGGAAAAGACAATCTAGGAAAAACTAATATATATGTAAATAATGGTAAAATAGTTAAAATATCGAAAGAAAATCTAGAAGTTAGACAAGAAATAGATGCAAAAGATATGTTTGTAATGCCTGGTTTAATAGATTCGCATATACATCTATCAGGAATTAAAGGGGGAAGCTTACTGAAAATTATGTTTGAAAAACCAGAGTACAGAATCTTAAGAGCTTCCAAATGGTTAGAAAAATTATTATTAGCAGGATTCACTACTGTAAGAGATTGCGGAGATCCAATATCTATTTCATTAGCTAAGGGAGTAAAGGATGGAATTATTATAGGACCTAATATAATAGCAGCAGGAAGACCTATTACTCAAACTTTTGGTCATGGAGAAATAAGTCATGATATTCCATTAGAATTTTCTGAGGTTCTAGGATTCTCTGAAATATGTGATGGAGTTGAATCATGTATACATAGTGCTAGAAAAGTTTTAAGAGAAGGCTCTGATTTTATAAAAATCTTTGCTACAGGCGGAGTTCTATCTCAAAGAGATAGACCTGAAAATCCTCAATTAACGTATGAAGAGATTAAAAGCATAGTAAATGAGGCTGAAAAAATAGGTACTTATGTAGCTGCCCATGCTCATGGAGATAAAGGAGCTAGAATAGCAATAGAAGCTGGAATTAAAACACTTGAACATGGAACCATGCTAAAAGATGATACAATGAAATTGATGATAGAAAAAGATGTTAGCTTAACTCCTACATTAACAATTCAAGAAGTTATTTACAAATATGGCAAGCAAATAGGTGTAGATGAATGGGGTTTAGAAAAGATTACCGAAGTTAGAAATAGCATATCATCAGTAGTAAAAAAAGCTAAGGAATATGGAATTAGAATAATAACTGGAACGGATTTAGGTTTTGAAACTGGATTATCAGATATCGATATTGGAAAAAATTGGGTAGAACTAACTCTTCTAGTAGAAAGAGGAGGCTTAACACCTAAAGAAGCTTTACAAGCAGCAACATATAATTCTGCACTATCATTAAGAATAAATTCAGGACTAATAGATACGGATAGAAATGCAGATATTATCATAATAGATGGAGATCCAGAAGAAAATATAAGTGATATAGCTAAAATAGATCATGTTATCAAAAATGGAAATATTATAGTAGAAAAAGGAAAAATAATAAATTATTCATAG
- a CDS encoding MFS transporter, whose translation MIILALLPWFLEAYDSELYFFASPYIVNYLHISSSYIGITASLYAAGIAIFSFIGGYLFDKVSPKYVIVTAVALFTIFTILTGYVSNETELLIYRFLVGVGIGIFQPATAAFAGDLLNTTRALRIGANSVAFGIGLFVAPYVISPFLPKFSFPFLISGILSIISLALFFYFVPVNYREEKKESINLKRIINTNTLLLSLVILSFGIALFGFLGYYSDYLLFGLKLSQSESTIIASMNGLGELVFLLPIALLSDKISRKLSLIISSIILTLSSIGLFVGYSGYLTMILLTIAWGAGYGGLIVSVIALSQDLVPDEVVGSVTGFMFLTFNIGAIVGGPIMGSFISSYGFEIAGMLAIALPNFIALLISIFVRGKKIYE comes from the coding sequence ATGATAATATTAGCTTTATTACCTTGGTTCCTTGAAGCCTATGATTCTGAATTATATTTTTTTGCCTCTCCATACATTGTAAATTATCTTCATATTAGTTCCTCATATATAGGTATTACTGCCTCATTATATGCCGCAGGAATAGCAATTTTTAGCTTTATAGGAGGATATTTGTTTGATAAAGTATCACCAAAATATGTGATTGTAACCGCTGTAGCTCTATTTACTATATTTACTATTTTAACTGGATATGTATCAAATGAGACAGAGTTACTAATATACAGATTCTTAGTTGGTGTAGGAATAGGTATATTTCAGCCAGCTACTGCAGCATTTGCGGGTGATTTGCTTAATACTACAAGGGCATTAAGAATAGGGGCTAATAGCGTAGCGTTTGGAATAGGCCTTTTTGTTGCTCCATATGTCATTTCGCCGTTTTTACCAAAATTTAGTTTTCCTTTTCTGATTTCTGGAATTCTTTCTATAATTAGTTTAGCTCTATTTTTCTATTTTGTTCCTGTTAATTACAGAGAAGAAAAGAAAGAATCAATAAATCTAAAGAGAATCATAAATACAAATACATTGCTTTTAAGTTTAGTTATATTATCCTTTGGTATAGCTCTATTTGGATTTCTAGGATACTATTCTGATTACCTGCTCTTTGGATTGAAATTAAGCCAATCAGAATCTACAATAATAGCTTCAATGAATGGATTAGGAGAATTAGTATTCTTACTCCCAATAGCACTATTAAGTGATAAGATAAGTAGAAAATTAAGCTTGATAATTAGTAGTATAATATTAACTTTATCCTCTATAGGATTGTTTGTTGGATATTCCGGATACTTGACGATGATATTATTGACAATAGCATGGGGAGCTGGATATGGTGGTCTAATAGTTAGTGTAATAGCATTATCTCAAGATTTAGTTCCAGATGAGGTAGTTGGATCAGTAACTGGCTTCATGTTCTTGACTTTTAATATTGGGGCTATAGTAGGTGGACCAATAATGGGGAGTTTTATATCTTCGTATGGATTTGAGATAGCAGGAATGTTAGCAATAGCATTACCTAACTTCATCGCATTATTAATTTCCATATTCGTAAGAGGTAAAAAAATCTATGAATAA
- the malA gene encoding alpha-glucosidase MalA, producing the protein MKVEVEENGKGTYKIKINDPFPAVDFQFQGKPINKTLSDFSLSISEDFHFVYLEKPLGLKEHVVGLGEKATELDRRRFRYTMYNIDAGPYFRFQDPLYVNIPFFISIENKATGYFINSASKLIIDVGFEDYSKIKIKIPHKDVEIYVFEGPTIENVLERFTDLTGKPYLPPEWAFGYMISRYSYYPQDRIIELLDEMKKQGFKVSAVFLDIDFMDSFKLFTWNKERFPDPKKFIEELHKRGVKLITIVDHSVRADQNYETFLSGLGKYCETDKGDIFVGKLWPGSSVYPDFFREETRNWWKEKIASWLSQGIDGIWLDMNEPTDFTKVLEIRDIFKDLPVQTKDDRIYRAFPSNVTHLIKGKRVHHELVRNAYPLYEAMATYQGFKEAGRDEIFILSRSGYAGIQSYATIWTGDNTPCWEDLKLQLQLVLGLSISGVSNVGIDIGAFQGRGLREIDNSPELLTRYFQLALFFPFFRTHKATDGIDTEPIYLPDYYKEKVKEVINLRYKFLPYLYAVAEESHELGHPILRPLFYEFQNDENTYRIEDEYMVGKSILYAPVISPGQEKRKVYLPKGKWLDYWSKEVIEGGWIDSVNDLPIYIRENSIIPLSNGDLIVFGEAKIKYKGNIIESNDRKINFSKPFYIRQLIYVGEYEKILVNGKEEKEGIEINEEVKEVEIQ; encoded by the coding sequence ATGAAAGTCGAAGTAGAGGAGAACGGAAAAGGTACATACAAGATTAAAATAAACGATCCATTTCCTGCAGTAGACTTTCAGTTTCAAGGCAAGCCAATAAATAAAACATTATCTGACTTTTCTCTTTCAATTTCGGAAGATTTTCACTTTGTCTATTTGGAGAAACCCTTAGGTTTAAAGGAACATGTAGTAGGCCTAGGTGAAAAAGCAACAGAATTAGACAGAAGAAGATTTAGATACACAATGTATAATATAGATGCAGGACCATACTTTAGATTCCAAGATCCGCTTTACGTTAATATACCATTCTTCATTTCTATTGAAAATAAAGCCACAGGCTACTTCATAAATTCTGCATCGAAACTTATAATTGACGTAGGATTTGAAGATTACTCCAAGATAAAGATAAAAATACCGCATAAAGATGTAGAAATTTACGTATTTGAAGGACCTACAATAGAAAACGTATTAGAAAGATTTACAGACTTAACAGGAAAACCTTATTTACCTCCAGAATGGGCTTTCGGATACATGATCTCAAGATATAGTTATTATCCTCAAGATAGAATAATAGAGCTTTTGGACGAAATGAAAAAACAAGGCTTCAAAGTGTCAGCAGTATTTCTAGACATAGACTTTATGGATTCATTTAAACTATTTACTTGGAATAAAGAAAGATTTCCAGATCCTAAAAAATTCATAGAAGAATTACACAAAAGAGGAGTAAAATTAATTACAATAGTAGACCATAGCGTAAGAGCAGATCAGAATTACGAAACATTCTTATCAGGTCTCGGAAAATACTGTGAAACAGATAAAGGAGACATATTCGTAGGAAAACTATGGCCAGGCTCATCAGTTTATCCAGACTTTTTCAGAGAAGAAACTAGAAATTGGTGGAAAGAAAAAATAGCAAGCTGGTTATCTCAAGGAATAGACGGAATATGGCTAGACATGAACGAACCTACAGACTTCACAAAAGTCCTCGAAATACGCGACATTTTTAAAGATTTACCAGTGCAAACTAAAGACGATAGAATTTACAGAGCATTTCCTAGCAATGTGACACATTTAATTAAAGGAAAAAGAGTACATCATGAACTAGTAAGAAACGCGTACCCATTGTATGAAGCTATGGCCACATATCAAGGATTTAAGGAAGCAGGAAGAGACGAAATCTTCATTTTGAGTAGGAGTGGATACGCTGGTATTCAGAGTTACGCTACTATTTGGACTGGTGATAATACTCCATGCTGGGAAGACTTAAAACTTCAATTGCAATTAGTTTTAGGCCTTTCAATTTCTGGCGTTTCAAACGTTGGGATTGATATTGGTGCATTTCAAGGAAGAGGATTAAGAGAAATTGATAACTCGCCAGAATTATTAACTAGGTATTTCCAGTTAGCTCTCTTCTTCCCCTTTTTTAGAACACATAAGGCAACTGATGGAATAGACACTGAACCCATTTATTTACCAGATTATTATAAGGAAAAAGTTAAAGAAGTGATAAACTTAAGGTATAAATTCCTTCCTTATCTGTATGCAGTAGCTGAGGAATCTCACGAATTAGGTCACCCAATACTTAGGCCATTGTTTTATGAATTCCAAAATGACGAGAACACTTATAGAATTGAAGATGAATATATGGTAGGAAAATCTATCCTTTATGCCCCAGTAATTTCTCCAGGTCAAGAAAAGAGAAAAGTGTACTTACCTAAAGGAAAATGGTTAGACTATTGGAGCAAGGAAGTAATAGAAGGTGGATGGATAGATTCAGTTAATGATTTGCCAATTTATATTAGAGAGAATTCAATCATACCTCTCTCTAACGGAGATCTTATAGTTTTTGGAGAAGCTAAAATCAAGTATAAAGGAAATATAATTGAAAGTAATGATAGGAAAATAAACTTTTCAAAACCTTTCTACATCAGACAGTTAATTTATGTAGGAGAATATGAAAAAATTCTAGTTAATGGAAAAGAAGAAAAAGAAGGAATAGAAATAAACGAAGAAGTTAAGGAGGTAGAAATCCAATGA
- a CDS encoding GH116 family glycosyl hydrolase, which translates to MKIPKNYGIPIGSIGNGKIDFFEDLSIGNVTIRNNWSTPLEIVRGFHIVDLSTNTFLQANPSKHSETSFKTKIPESIEADALFPKVTYKTKNPDFNITIYSPFIPKDLKDSSLPLIIFEIEGEGIIAISFPNIVGSRRWGRYNIKIEDEINGVLMKNSKALQSDPAYGELFLGCEGCYSFVGYRHWIPNIKEGMIEDTSVFNLDYLRENSKLKEYKIPQFAREEISGIVWKEVKGKEKFYLSWYFNGRPHYYPYGHYYENWFDNAVDIVKYANKKNLGIELEEGEDWLTQATRNSLYVLTYSWLTKDGRFAIYEDPKISLLMNTIGSMTWDGASFALLDYFPDLTKEMDEYFARYIVKGEVPHDIGEESIENPIYGASYPYSWNDLGPTWILMIYRDYKFTNDLPFLARNYDKMKEVIDWLIQKDKDNDGIPDSQGGYDNSYDGTYMYGTSSYIGFLFASALKAFIKASEILGKDHSKYDKILEKAKQSLLELWNGKYFISWKASGNKKKEECLNSQILGEFWSDILELGNIVDENMVKTTLESIYKLNAKASPYCLVNSVTQEGKIDETTDQMKSCWPRITFAVASHMILKGMKKEGLEIAEKEWNTLSKYPWNQPSKINAYDGSQFGLPYYIGSLAIYLVKKALQITSSPLT; encoded by the coding sequence ATGAAGATTCCGAAAAATTATGGTATTCCCATTGGTTCAATAGGTAATGGAAAAATAGATTTTTTTGAAGATTTGAGCATAGGAAATGTAACGATAAGGAATAATTGGAGTACACCTTTAGAAATAGTAAGAGGATTTCATATTGTCGATTTATCTACAAACACATTTTTACAAGCAAATCCTTCTAAACACTCTGAAACTAGTTTTAAAACAAAAATACCAGAAAGTATTGAAGCAGATGCACTATTTCCTAAGGTAACCTACAAAACTAAAAATCCAGATTTTAATATAACAATTTATTCTCCTTTCATTCCTAAGGATCTAAAAGACTCTTCACTGCCATTAATCATTTTTGAAATAGAAGGAGAAGGAATAATCGCAATCTCTTTTCCTAATATAGTAGGAAGTAGACGATGGGGACGATATAATATAAAAATAGAAGATGAAATTAATGGAGTTCTGATGAAAAATTCTAAGGCACTACAATCTGATCCAGCTTATGGAGAATTATTCTTAGGATGCGAAGGATGTTATTCATTTGTAGGCTATAGACATTGGATACCTAATATAAAGGAAGGAATGATAGAAGATACTAGTGTTTTTAATTTAGATTATCTAAGAGAAAATAGTAAATTAAAGGAATATAAAATACCTCAATTTGCAAGAGAGGAAATATCAGGTATAGTTTGGAAAGAAGTAAAAGGAAAAGAAAAGTTCTATTTAAGCTGGTATTTCAATGGTAGACCTCATTATTATCCATATGGTCATTATTATGAAAACTGGTTTGACAATGCAGTTGATATTGTTAAATATGCTAATAAAAAGAATTTAGGAATAGAACTAGAAGAAGGGGAAGATTGGTTAACACAAGCTACTAGGAACTCACTTTACGTTTTAACTTACAGCTGGCTAACAAAAGACGGAAGATTTGCAATCTATGAGGATCCTAAAATTAGTCTACTTATGAATACTATAGGATCTATGACATGGGATGGCGCATCTTTCGCTCTTTTAGACTATTTCCCTGATTTGACGAAAGAAATGGATGAATATTTTGCAAGGTATATAGTTAAAGGCGAAGTTCCCCACGATATAGGAGAAGAAAGCATAGAAAATCCAATATATGGAGCATCATACCCGTATTCATGGAATGATCTAGGTCCAACTTGGATACTAATGATATATAGAGATTACAAATTCACAAATGACCTTCCTTTTCTTGCTAGAAATTACGATAAAATGAAAGAAGTTATAGACTGGTTAATTCAAAAAGATAAAGATAATGACGGAATACCAGACTCTCAAGGAGGTTACGATAATTCGTATGATGGAACGTACATGTATGGAACTTCATCCTATATAGGATTTCTATTTGCTTCAGCTCTTAAGGCATTTATAAAGGCATCAGAAATACTAGGAAAAGATCATTCTAAGTACGATAAAATCTTGGAAAAAGCTAAGCAATCATTACTAGAACTATGGAACGGAAAATACTTTATTTCATGGAAAGCTTCTGGAAATAAGAAAAAGGAAGAGTGCCTAAACTCACAAATATTAGGAGAATTTTGGTCTGATATTTTAGAATTAGGAAATATAGTAGATGAAAACATGGTAAAAACTACATTGGAATCAATATATAAATTAAATGCTAAAGCCTCTCCTTACTGTCTAGTAAATTCTGTAACTCAGGAAGGAAAAATAGATGAAACAACAGACCAAATGAAATCATGCTGGCCAAGAATTACATTTGCTGTAGCATCTCACATGATATTAAAAGGAATGAAAAAAGAAGGATTAGAAATAGCGGAAAAAGAGTGGAATACATTGAGTAAATATCCTTGGAATCAACCTTCAAAAATAAACGCTTATGATGGAAGCCAATTTGGATTACCATACTATATTGGAAGTCTTGCAATATATTTAGTGAAAAAGGCACTTCAAATAACTTCTTCCCCATTAACGTAA